In Oscillatoria sp. FACHB-1407, the sequence TTTTGAAAGGGGTGAAGGGGTGAAACCCCTTCTTGGGGGCGAAGCCCCCAAACCCCCTACATTGCAGAACTTTGTGTTCGCAACACTAGTCTGCTCAACCCGCCCGTATATGTTGCGGATTCTCATAAATCCACGATCCTTAGCTCGTGCGCCCTGGTTGAACCTGTCTTGAGGATAGGTCGTGTTTTCTGTAATTGCCTGAGTGGTCGTGGTAGTAGCCAAAAGCAATCCAACGTATTGGATGGTCATCATTTATGTTGATGTTATCGGTAAGCCCCTACGCCGGAGACACTGATTTACAGGCGATCGCAGACTTGCTCAATTACTGTGCAACGGTCGATCAGCTTGATCAGTACTCCACTCCCGCTGAGTTGCAGCTTGAGTTTAACGACCCCCTGTTAGACCAGAGTCGCGACTTGCAGCTATGGCGTGATACAACAGGTCGATTAATTGGGTTCGCACAAATCTGGATGCCCCAGTCAGTCACAGATGTAGATGGTTGGCTGTGGTTTCGAGTCCACCCAGACGCACGAGGTAGTCAGATCGAAACAGATATGATTGCCTGGGGTGAGCGGCGACTGCGGGAGATCGGACGAAATAAAGGAGTAACAGTTCACTTGCGATCGGGTTGTCGTAGCGACCAGAGTTATGTGATTCAACTCCTGGAAAAATCGGGTTTCTCAGTCGATCGCCAATTTCTCACGATGATGAAGTCGTTGATCCCACCGATTCCGACTCCAAAGATCGTAGAGGGATTTACGCTCCGTCCGTCTCAGGGACGGACTGATGCAACCGCCTGGGTCGAGATGTATAACCAATCCTTTGTCGATCATTGGAACCATCACCCCTTGACTGTCGAGGAGCACTGCTATTGGCTGGAGAATGATCCCAACTATCGCCCAGAACTGGATCTCGTGGCGATCGCCCCCGATGGAACGTTTGCGGCATTTTGTTCCTGTCACATTGATCGCGAGTACAACAGTCATCACGGTTGTAATGAAGGGTGGATTGGTCGGTTGGGAACTCGGCGAGGCTTTCGCCGTATGGGGTTAGGGCGCGCCATGTTGCTAGCGGGAATGCAGCGACTTTGGGAAGCCGGAATTGACACCGTAAAATTGGGGGTCGATACACAAAACCCTAACCAGGCGTTGCATCTGTATGAGTCGGTTGGGTTTCGACAGCTACACATGCGGTTGTCCTATGTCAAACCGTTAACTTAAGACAACGTCAGTTCGGTTTAAGAGCCCGGCGAATGAATTTGCGGCTACTAGAGCGAAGTTTGCCGACGCGGACTCCGGAAAAGGCAGGATTTGACGAACCGACGCAGGTCGGCTTTGCTCCGATAGCGGCGGTTTTAATCGCCGAAATCCTTATCCCGAATTCACGTTAAAACAAATCCCCGAGCTTTCAACAAGTCGGGGATTTTGAGCAGTATGCGAGACAGTTTAGTAAGCGTCTTGTAGCTCGTAAAAGTCTGGAGAGATGTAGTCTTTGCGGAGTGGATAGCCAACCCAATCTTCTGGCATCAGAATACGTTTGAGGTTGGGATGCCCTTCGTAGACGATCCCGTACATATCGTAGCTCTCACGTTCTTGCCAGTCTGCCGCTTTCCAGATCCAGTAGACCGAAGGAACACGCGGGTCTTCACGGGGTAAGAAAACCTTGATCCGAACTTCCTCAGGGCGATCGGCATTGTCGCTGACCTTGGTCAGGTGATAGATGCTAACCAATTCAGCACCTGGTCCAACGTCATAGGCAGCCTGACACTGCAAATAGTTGAAACCGTAGGCGTAAAGAGCGGTTGCAAACGGGATCAAGAAGTCGCGATCGACCTTCAACACCTCGATGCCACTGTGATCGAGTTCCAAAAATTCGTGCTCAAAACCATTTTCAGTGAGCCAACGGGAGGTTTTGCCTGCTTCAACGACCCCTGTACCCC encodes:
- a CDS encoding GNAT family N-acetyltransferase, with product MLMLSVSPYAGDTDLQAIADLLNYCATVDQLDQYSTPAELQLEFNDPLLDQSRDLQLWRDTTGRLIGFAQIWMPQSVTDVDGWLWFRVHPDARGSQIETDMIAWGERRLREIGRNKGVTVHLRSGCRSDQSYVIQLLEKSGFSVDRQFLTMMKSLIPPIPTPKIVEGFTLRPSQGRTDATAWVEMYNQSFVDHWNHHPLTVEEHCYWLENDPNYRPELDLVAIAPDGTFAAFCSCHIDREYNSHHGCNEGWIGRLGTRRGFRRMGLGRAMLLAGMQRLWEAGIDTVKLGVDTQNPNQALHLYESVGFRQLHMRLSYVKPLT
- a CDS encoding NAD(P)H-quinone oxidoreductase subunit J — protein: MAEETSNQESSLAPSGGTGVVEAGKTSRWLTENGFEHEFLELDHSGIEVLKVDRDFLIPFATALYAYGFNYLQCQAAYDVGPGAELVSIYHLTKVSDNADRPEEVRIKVFLPREDPRVPSVYWIWKAADWQERESYDMYGIVYEGHPNLKRILMPEDWVGYPLRKDYISPDFYELQDAY